From Paenibacillus graminis:
AAAACACAATAAAAGCGGATGCCAGAAGTACGGTGCCCAGATCTTCGAGCTCCTTACTAAATTTTATAAAGAAGCATTACTTTCTTTATTTAATGCTGGCACCGGCGTTGATCCTGACCCTTATCTTCAAATACGGTCCAATGTATGGCGCGATTATCGCCTTTAAAGATTTCAGTCCCATCAAAGGAATCCTGGGCAGTGAGTGGGTGGGGTTGTACAACTTCAACAAGTTTCTTTCTTCACCCAATTTTGAAGTCATTTTTATGAATACGCTTAAATTAAGTTTTTTCGGTTTGATTTTGAGCTTTCCTGTTCCTATCCTGTTGGCCTTGATGCTGAACCAGGTGCGCAAGTCGGCAGTCAAGAAAAATATACAGCTGTTTCTGTATGCGCCTAACTTTATTTCCGTAGTGGTTGTGGTGGGGATGCTGTTCATCTTCATGTCCCCGACAGGGCCAATCAACCAGATCCTTACCTGGGCTACAGGTGAACCTGTGATGTTCATGTCCCGTCCTGAGTATTTCCGCTGGATCTACATTCTTTCGGATATCTGGACGAGTGCAGGCTGGGCTTCAATTATTTATGTGGCGGCACTTGCCAACGTTGACCCTGAGTTACATAATGCCGCGAATCTGGATGGCGCCAATCTTTTGCAGAGAATTCGCCATATTGATCTTCCGACCATTCGACCGATTATGGCCATTGTGTTCATTCTTGCTGCGGGCGGCATTATGTCGATTGGATTTGAAAAGGCTTATCTCATGCAAACGGCGACCAACCTGCCGACTTCCGAGATCATTCCGACTTATGTGTACAAAATTGGCTTGCAGTCAGGCGACTACGCTTACTCAGCCGCAGTGGGGTTGTTCAACTCGCTTATCAACGTTGTTCTGCTCATTACAGTGAACTTCATTGTGAAGAAGCTGAATGAGGGCGACGGCCTTTACTAAGAAAGGAGCACCTGTTCATGTTCATCAAACATTCCCGGCTGGACCGCTTTATTCTCGCGCTGAATGCCACGTTCTTGACGCTCGCTGTATTGGTGGTGGTGCTTCCGCTCGTTTATGTGGTGATTGCTTCCTTCATGGACCCGTCGGTACTGCTCAGCCATGGATTATCCTTCAAAATTTCGGACTGGTCATTAGACGGCTACAAAATGATCCTTACCAACCCAGCGATGATCCGCGGTTTTGGAAACGCTGTTTTTTACTCCGTTGCATTTGCTGTGCTGACGGTTCTGGTCTCTATCTGCGCAGGTTATGCCCTGTCGGATGACAGGCTGAAGGGTAAAGGATTTTTTATGACCTTGTTCATTATCACGATGTTTTTTGGCGGGGGACTGGTTCCGACTTACCTCCTGGTCAAAAATCTGGGCCTGCTTGACACGGTCTGGGCCGTAATTATTCCCGGGGCAGTCAACGTGTGGAACATTATCCTATCCCGAACCTTTTTTAAGGGCGTACCCAATGAATTGAGGGAGGCAGCCAATGTGGATGGGGCATCAGAGTGGCGGATTTTCATCGGCATTGTCTTGCCGCTCTCCAAACCCATTATCTTCGTGCTTGCCCTGTATGCCTTTGTCGGCCAGTGGAATTCCTATTTCGATGCAATGATTTATCTCGATAATCCGAACCTTCATCCGCTGCAGCTCGTCCTGCGTTCCATCCTGATTCAGAACCAGGTCGATCCAGGCATGATCAGTGATCAGCTGGCTATGGCGGAAATGAAACGGTTGTCCGAAATCATCAAATATGCGGCCATTGTGGTTTCCAGTCTGCCGCTGATCATTATGTATCCTTTTTTCCAGAAGTATTTTGAAAAAGGTGTCATGCTCGGTTCCCTGAAATAGGGGACGGACTGAACATAGATACAGATTTACATTCATCCTACTCAGGAGGTCATGTTTCCATGAAAAAACTGACAACATCAAAAGTGGTAACCCAAGCAGCTTCTGCATCTGTGCTTGCTTCGATCCTGTTGCTTACAGCATGCAGCGGTGGCGGGGGAGGAAGTGCAGCCAGTAAAGAACAGGACCCCAGCGGCAAAGTGACCCTGAACTTTATTACGCAGAGCTCCCCGCTGGCACCGGCTGACCCGAATGACAAGCTGATCAATAAACGTCTTGAAGAAAAAACAAATGTTCATATTAACTGGAAAAACTTCACCAAGGACGTTTTTGTAGAAAAAAGAAACCTGGCGGTTGCCAGCGGTGACCTTCCCGATGCGATTTTTAATGCTGATTATAGCGATTATGAGCTGCTCAAGCTCGCTAAAGACGGTACCATCATTCCGCTGAACGATCTGATCGAGAAAAATATGCCCAATTTTAAAAAGGTGCTGGAAGAAGCTCCCGA
This genomic window contains:
- a CDS encoding ABC transporter permease, with the protein product MLAPALILTLIFKYGPMYGAIIAFKDFSPIKGILGSEWVGLYNFNKFLSSPNFEVIFMNTLKLSFFGLILSFPVPILLALMLNQVRKSAVKKNIQLFLYAPNFISVVVVVGMLFIFMSPTGPINQILTWATGEPVMFMSRPEYFRWIYILSDIWTSAGWASIIYVAALANVDPELHNAANLDGANLLQRIRHIDLPTIRPIMAIVFILAAGGIMSIGFEKAYLMQTATNLPTSEIIPTYVYKIGLQSGDYAYSAAVGLFNSLINVVLLITVNFIVKKLNEGDGLY
- a CDS encoding carbohydrate ABC transporter permease; its protein translation is MFIKHSRLDRFILALNATFLTLAVLVVVLPLVYVVIASFMDPSVLLSHGLSFKISDWSLDGYKMILTNPAMIRGFGNAVFYSVAFAVLTVLVSICAGYALSDDRLKGKGFFMTLFIITMFFGGGLVPTYLLVKNLGLLDTVWAVIIPGAVNVWNIILSRTFFKGVPNELREAANVDGASEWRIFIGIVLPLSKPIIFVLALYAFVGQWNSYFDAMIYLDNPNLHPLQLVLRSILIQNQVDPGMISDQLAMAEMKRLSEIIKYAAIVVSSLPLIIMYPFFQKYFEKGVMLGSLK